Proteins co-encoded in one Amaranthus tricolor cultivar Red isolate AtriRed21 chromosome 7, ASM2621246v1, whole genome shotgun sequence genomic window:
- the LOC130817406 gene encoding DNA topoisomerase 6 subunit B codes for METDDSSDTPNVSKKGKSKTSSKAKASVLKQKSPAEFFAENKNIAGFDNPGKCLYTTVRELVENALDSSESISELPVVEITIEEIGRSKFNSMIGLVDRERVDEELYDDYETEKAREKRLAKEAREQEMLAKSVALGKKVKESAAKVGKGRGEATFFRVICKDNGKGMPHDDIPNMFGRVLSGTKYGLRQTRGKFGLGAKMALIWSKMSTGLPIEISSAMKGQNYQTFCRLDIDIHRNIPHIHLHEKRENKGRWHGAEIQVVIEGNWTTYRSKILHYMRQMAVITPYAQFLFRFVSEASDKNVTVQFARRTDIMPPVPTETKYHPSAVDLLLIKRLIGETSKQNLLQFLQHEFVNIGKPHAERLIGEMGPEFSPKMAVKSLTSQQIVRIHQLFRQAKFGDPSGDCLSPAGEYNLRLGIIKELHPDMVATYSGSAQVFEGHPFLVEAGVSIGGKDVKQGLNIFRFANRIPLLFEQGADVVTRTALKRISWNNYKINQTQDKIGVFVSIVSTKIPFKGTGKEYIGDDISEIASAVKSAIQQCCIQLKSKIVKRIQAREQQERKRNMSKYIPDAANAIYDVLKEAAQLHTSKKRKYEGEDAEILSKVSTRALTTETLKEKLARHVEQVDYEMALDYATQTGVSEEPRECIHIPPLESKRNFIDLHGPVFVFRLFQ; via the exons ATGGAAACTGACGATAGTAGTGATACTCCAAATGTATCGAAAAAAGGGAAATCCAAAACTTCAAGTAAAGCAAAAGCAAGTGTTCTCAAGCAGA AGTCACCTGCGGAATTCTTTGCGGAGAACAAGAATATTGCTGGATTTGACAAT CCTGGCAAGTGCTTATATACTACCGTGAGAGAGTTGGTTGAAAATGCCCTTGATTCTTCAGAGTCTATATCTGAACTTCCTGTTGTGGAGATTACAAT TGAAGAGATAGGGAGAAGTAAGTTTAACTCGATGATTGGTCTCGTTGATCGCGAGCGAGTTGATGAAGAGCTCTATGATGATTATGAAACTGAAAAAGCCCGTGAG AAACGTCTGGCAAAGGAAGCTCGTGAACAGGAAATGCTAGCAAAAAGTGTTGCGTTAGGGAAAAAAGTTAAAGAATCTGCTGCTAAAGTTGGGAAAGGTCGAGGTGAAGCCACCTTTTTCAGGGTGATTTGTAAG GATAATGGAAAAGGAATGCCACATGATGACATACCTAATATGTTTGGGAGAG TTCTATCTGGAACAAAATATGGGCTGAGACAAACACGTGGGAAATTTGGATTGGGGGCTAAGATG GCATTGATTTGGTCCAAGATGAGTACTGGATTACCTATAGAGATCTCATCAGCGATGAAAGGTCAAAATTATCAAACATTTTGCAGGCTGGATATTGATATTCATCG GAATATACCACATATTCATTTACATGAAAAACGTGAAAATAAGGGACGTTGGCATGGAGCTGAAATTCAAGTTGTCATTGAGGGAAACTGGACTACCTACCGG TCTAAGATATTGCATTACATGCGTCAAATGGCTGTCATCACACCTTATGCTCAATTTCTATTCAGATTTGTCTCAGAAGCATCCGA tAAAAATGTGACTGTACAATTTGCACGAAGAACAGACATAATGCCCCCAGTACCAACGGAAACAAAATACCATCCATCTGCTGTCGATCTGTTACTCATTAAGCGGCTTATTGGAGAAACATCAAAGCAGAATCTGTTACAATTTCTTCAACATGAGTTTGTCAATATAGGAAAGCCTCACGCTGAGCGTTTGATTG GTGAAATGGGTCCAGAATTCAGCCCCAAAATGGCTGTAAAATCACTGACCTCACAACAAATAGTTCGTATACACCAGTTGTTTCGGCAGGCTAAATTTGGTGATCCGAGTGGTGAT TGTCTCAGCCCTGCTGGGGAGTACAATCTTCGTTTAGGAATTATAAAAGAGTTGCATCCGGACATGGTTGCTACTTACTCAGGCAG TGCTCAAGTATTTGAAGGCCACCCTTTTCTTGTTGAGGCTGGAGTCAGTATTGGTGGCAAAGATGTGAAACAA GGTTTAAACATTTTCCGGTTTGCTAATCGCATTCCCCTTCTTTTTGAGCAAGGTGCCGATGTTGTCACAAGGACAGCTTTGAAGAGGATAAG TTGGAACAATTATAAGATCAATCAGACTCAGGATAAAATCGGAGTGTTTGTGAGCATTGTCAGCACTAAAATCCCCTTTAAAGGGACTGGAAAAGAATACATCGGTGATGACATTAGTGAAATAGCTTCTGCAGTGAAG TCTGCTATTCAGCAATGTTGTATCCAATTGAAGTCCAAAATCGTGAAGAGAATACAGGCTAGGGAACAGCAGGAAAGAAAACGAAATATGAGCAA ATACATTCCTGATGCTGCAAATGCTATCTATGATGTGCTCAAAGAGGCGGCACAATTGCATACATCAAAGAAGAGAAAATACGAAGGCGAGGATGCAGAAATATTGAGTAAGGTGTCCACACGTGCTTTGACAACAGAAACACTAAAAGAGAAGCTCGCCAGACACGTTGAACAG GTGGACTATGAAATGGCTCTGGACTACGCGACACAGACCGGTGTTAGCGAGGAACCTAGAGAATGTATTCATATACCGCCATTGGAGTCTAAACGCAACTTCATTGACCTACATGGTCCGGTTTTTGTTTTTCGACTTTTCCAGTAG